The proteins below come from a single Chitinophaga pinensis DSM 2588 genomic window:
- a CDS encoding aldo/keto reductase produces the protein MNITTIDGAVTLANGVHMPYLGLGVYKTKNGQEVRDAVTYALDAGYRHIDTAAAYYNEEGVGAAIASHPVARKDIFITTKVWNSDQGYDTTIRAFHDSLQRLGTDYLDLYLQHWPVKGKYKETWRAMETLYQEGKVRAIGVSNFLQFQLEDLMGNARVAPMVDQVEFHPFLQQPDLVAFAKANQIQFESWFPLMHGRAFGVEIFTRIAAKHQITIAQLLLRWNLQRGIVIIPKSVRQARIIENAQLFDFVLPQEDMEILNSLDEGARMGPDPANFNF, from the coding sequence ATGAACATAACAACTATAGATGGCGCTGTCACACTGGCTAATGGCGTGCACATGCCTTACCTGGGACTCGGTGTTTATAAAACGAAGAACGGACAGGAAGTGCGCGATGCTGTGACCTATGCCTTGGACGCAGGGTACAGGCATATAGATACTGCTGCTGCCTATTACAATGAGGAAGGCGTTGGGGCGGCTATTGCCAGTCATCCGGTAGCCAGAAAAGACATCTTCATCACTACAAAAGTCTGGAATTCAGATCAGGGATACGACACGACAATCAGGGCTTTTCATGATTCGCTGCAACGGCTGGGTACAGACTATCTTGATCTTTACCTGCAACACTGGCCCGTAAAAGGGAAGTATAAGGAGACCTGGAGGGCCATGGAGACTTTATACCAGGAGGGCAAGGTCAGGGCGATAGGAGTATCTAACTTTCTTCAGTTCCAGCTGGAAGATCTGATGGGGAATGCCCGTGTTGCCCCTATGGTAGATCAGGTAGAGTTTCATCCTTTCCTGCAACAGCCGGACCTGGTTGCTTTTGCAAAAGCGAATCAGATACAGTTTGAGTCCTGGTTTCCGCTGATGCACGGTCGGGCGTTTGGTGTTGAGATATTCACAAGAATAGCCGCAAAGCATCAGATTACGATAGCGCAGCTGCTGTTACGCTGGAATCTGCAAAGGGGGATTGTGATCATTCCCAAAAGCGTTCGCCAGGCAAGGATCATAGAGAATGCGCAGTTGTTTGATTTTGTGTTACCACAGGAGGATATGGAGATTCTTAACAGTCTGGATGAAGGCGCCCGTATGGGGCCTGATCCCGCAAACTTTAATTTCTAA
- a CDS encoding SusD/RagB family nutrient-binding outer membrane lipoprotein translates to MKKGLLYITLGLTLFSTGCTHDFDEINSDPVAVDGSKYNANLLLAKSQYQYANTGYAQLLFQSMWAQLLSSTYNYYSNGDKYVASSGIIGYQNQLWNDDYKGASFAYEMVTLAKDKGLTNLASAGTIMKILLIQHITDCYGDVPYTEALQGKTGSFTPTYDTQESIYTSMLSELETAINAFDPAADKLTSDLFYGGDIAKWKRFGYSLMLRSAMRIVKANPTLARQYAEKAAAGGTFAGISDNAVCPTDNSTGNGNGTSSALLVVEDYREVKWSKPLIDYLKAHNDPRLNVASEIPPVGLKDGTNSALAGNKDPNVQVGMPNGYDLAGGTTDVTKRSDYPGSTGTGNDVYPLGKYSRPTTAVYLGRSAPEFVLTYAETELLLAEAAVRGWTVTGSAATHYSNGVSAALQSLATFSSAAAISAATADAYATAHPLDVSSTAASMKQINEQYWATNGLLFNFIEAWTNWRRSGYPVLTPVNYIGNFTGGTIPRRIAYQSTEGSTNPVNYAAAVGRLQGGDTYTARIWWDAQ, encoded by the coding sequence ATGAAAAAAGGTCTGCTATATATAACACTGGGTCTGACACTGTTCTCGACAGGTTGTACCCATGACTTTGATGAGATTAACTCTGACCCTGTTGCTGTGGATGGTTCCAAATACAATGCGAACCTGCTGTTGGCCAAATCTCAGTATCAGTATGCAAATACAGGATATGCACAATTGCTGTTCCAGAGTATGTGGGCGCAATTGCTGTCTTCTACTTATAACTATTATAGTAATGGGGATAAGTATGTGGCATCATCCGGTATCATTGGTTATCAGAACCAGTTATGGAATGATGATTACAAGGGCGCCAGTTTTGCCTATGAAATGGTAACACTGGCCAAAGACAAGGGACTGACCAACCTGGCAAGCGCCGGTACGATCATGAAAATACTGCTTATACAGCATATTACGGATTGTTATGGTGATGTGCCTTACACAGAGGCGCTGCAAGGCAAGACAGGATCATTTACACCGACTTATGATACACAGGAGTCTATCTATACGTCTATGCTGTCAGAACTGGAAACCGCTATCAATGCGTTTGATCCGGCGGCTGACAAGCTGACTTCAGATCTGTTTTACGGTGGAGACATCGCTAAATGGAAACGGTTTGGGTACTCGCTGATGCTGCGTTCTGCGATGCGTATTGTAAAGGCCAATCCTACACTGGCCCGTCAGTATGCTGAAAAAGCGGCAGCAGGTGGTACGTTTGCCGGTATCTCTGATAACGCGGTTTGTCCTACAGATAACTCTACCGGTAATGGTAATGGTACAAGCAGCGCCCTGCTGGTAGTAGAAGATTACCGGGAAGTAAAATGGTCTAAACCACTGATTGATTATCTGAAAGCCCACAATGACCCTCGTTTGAATGTTGCTTCCGAGATACCTCCGGTAGGTCTGAAGGATGGTACAAACAGTGCACTGGCTGGTAATAAAGATCCTAATGTGCAGGTAGGCATGCCGAATGGCTATGACCTGGCAGGTGGTACGACAGACGTGACCAAAAGGTCTGATTATCCTGGCAGTACCGGTACAGGAAACGATGTCTATCCATTGGGGAAATATTCCCGTCCGACTACCGCTGTTTATCTCGGTCGTAGTGCACCTGAGTTTGTACTGACTTATGCTGAAACAGAATTGTTGCTGGCGGAAGCGGCTGTACGTGGATGGACAGTAACAGGTTCCGCAGCTACACACTATTCCAATGGCGTGTCTGCAGCTTTACAGTCACTGGCTACTTTTAGTTCTGCTGCGGCTATTTCTGCCGCTACAGCAGATGCCTATGCGACTGCGCATCCGCTTGATGTAAGTTCTACCGCTGCATCAATGAAACAGATCAATGAACAATACTGGGCCACAAATGGTTTATTATTTAACTTCATTGAAGCCTGGACTAACTGGAGAAGATCAGGTTATCCTGTTCTGACTCCGGTTAACTACATAGGTAACTTCACCGGTGGTACTATACCAAGGAGAATTGCTTATCAGTCAACCGAAGGCTCAACCAATCCGGTTAACTATGCAGCTGCCGTAGGCCGCCTGCAGGGTGGTGATACCTACACTGCAAGGATATGGTGGGATGCACAGTAA
- a CDS encoding vanadium-dependent haloperoxidase, whose protein sequence is MKKWMIILLLLCQTGYAQQHKNTFTDYIQPAVFSLSMVMMHDVVNPPAACRFYSYAMMSAYSIVAAHNKEIPDAKRFIASYPGIAVHDSGRVYDYRIAAVYSILETGKLMLPSGFMLEKDEEKLVLLFKKDKTPDSIIRNSIAVAVDVAKQSVQWARPDGYTKLSTRVRYTPAKGEGYWYPTPPAYIEAVEPHWKTIRPMVIDSCNQFLPLPPVPFSKDTGSAFYALNKEVHDAGVSLNMGQRAIASFWDCNPFAVSTYGHMAIGFKKITPGGHWMNITGIAARKVQLDFDKTVLVHTLAAVTMMDAFISCWDSKYTSNRIRPETYINKYMDVRWKPLLQTPPFPEYTSGHSVVSSAVATVLTYMMGDHFEYEDNTEEMFEIPTRKFSSFQAACNEAAISRLYGGIHFRDAIENGVVQGHKVGEKVVERIRDAGIKPVYGR, encoded by the coding sequence ATGAAAAAATGGATGATCATCCTGCTGCTGCTTTGTCAGACAGGTTATGCCCAACAACACAAGAATACGTTTACCGATTATATACAACCAGCGGTGTTTTCATTGTCAATGGTGATGATGCATGACGTGGTGAATCCACCTGCCGCCTGTCGTTTTTATAGTTATGCGATGATGTCGGCCTATAGTATTGTGGCGGCCCATAATAAAGAGATTCCTGATGCAAAGCGCTTTATTGCTTCCTATCCCGGTATTGCAGTACATGACAGCGGCAGGGTGTACGACTATCGTATTGCAGCTGTATATAGTATTCTGGAGACCGGCAAACTGATGCTGCCATCGGGTTTTATGCTGGAGAAGGATGAGGAGAAGCTGGTATTATTGTTTAAAAAAGACAAAACGCCGGACAGTATCATCCGTAATTCCATTGCGGTAGCGGTAGATGTGGCGAAACAATCCGTGCAGTGGGCGCGGCCGGATGGGTATACAAAACTGAGTACGAGGGTGCGTTATACGCCGGCAAAAGGGGAGGGTTACTGGTATCCGACACCCCCCGCTTATATTGAAGCCGTGGAGCCTCACTGGAAAACGATCCGTCCGATGGTGATTGATTCCTGTAACCAGTTTCTGCCTTTGCCTCCGGTACCTTTCAGTAAGGATACAGGTAGTGCTTTTTACGCATTGAATAAGGAGGTGCATGATGCAGGAGTGAGTCTGAATATGGGACAAAGGGCAATCGCGTCGTTCTGGGATTGTAATCCGTTTGCCGTAAGTACTTATGGACATATGGCTATAGGCTTTAAGAAGATCACCCCCGGTGGTCACTGGATGAATATTACCGGCATTGCTGCCCGGAAAGTACAGCTGGATTTTGATAAGACGGTGTTAGTACATACGTTAGCAGCTGTAACGATGATGGATGCTTTTATCAGTTGCTGGGATTCCAAATACACCAGCAACCGTATCCGCCCGGAAACCTATATCAACAAGTATATGGATGTGCGCTGGAAACCGTTGTTACAAACCCCGCCTTTTCCGGAGTATACCAGCGGGCATAGTGTTGTGTCTTCTGCGGTGGCAACGGTGCTGACTTACATGATGGGAGATCATTTTGAATATGAAGACAATACCGAGGAGATGTTTGAAATCCCCACCCGCAAATTCAGTTCTTTCCAGGCTGCCTGTAATGAAGCGGCTATTTCCCGTTTATATGGCGGTATTCACTTCCGCGATGCGATCGAGAATGGTGTTGTTCAGGGGCATAAGGTAGGAGAAAAGGTAGTGGAAAGGATCAGGGATGCGGGTATTAAGCCTGTATATGGCCGCTAA
- a CDS encoding helix-turn-helix domain-containing protein — protein sequence MPDNLKKELGHFNVFKLEDFAGRKCSAHNRKEYYKISLIRGRNRYEYADKVIETDKNALIFSHPQVPYHYDVPDEEHDGYFCIFTEAFFQQFGASRLHEYPVMKPGGQPIYVLSDEQFEKVQGIFDKMLREIASDFAYKYDVLRTCVFELMHEAIRLQPAATLYTNTNAATRISSLFMELLERQFPVESPIQQMRLRSATDFANQLSVHVNHLNKALKETTGRTTSQLISERILQEARSLLKHTDWNISEVGWSLGFEELPHFINFFKKNTAVSPSVFRKSID from the coding sequence ATGCCTGACAATCTTAAGAAAGAGTTGGGGCATTTCAATGTATTCAAACTGGAAGACTTTGCGGGCAGAAAGTGTTCTGCCCACAATCGGAAAGAATATTACAAAATCAGTCTGATCAGGGGGCGCAACAGGTATGAGTATGCAGATAAAGTGATTGAGACAGACAAGAATGCGCTGATCTTTTCCCATCCGCAGGTACCTTATCACTATGATGTGCCGGACGAGGAGCATGACGGGTATTTCTGCATTTTTACGGAAGCTTTTTTTCAGCAATTCGGCGCCAGCCGACTCCATGAATATCCGGTGATGAAACCGGGCGGGCAACCGATCTATGTGTTGTCTGACGAGCAGTTTGAAAAGGTACAGGGTATTTTTGATAAGATGCTGAGAGAGATCGCTTCTGATTTTGCCTATAAATATGACGTATTAAGAACATGTGTCTTCGAGCTGATGCATGAAGCCATTCGTCTGCAGCCTGCGGCTACATTATATACCAATACCAACGCGGCTACGCGAATATCTTCCCTTTTTATGGAACTCCTGGAACGACAGTTCCCGGTAGAATCTCCCATACAGCAGATGCGGTTGCGTTCAGCGACCGATTTCGCTAATCAGCTATCTGTCCATGTCAATCACCTGAACAAGGCACTGAAGGAAACGACTGGCAGAACCACTTCACAGCTGATCAGTGAACGTATTCTCCAGGAAGCCCGCTCCCTGCTGAAGCATACGGACTGGAACATTTCGGAAGTAGGCTGGAGTCTCGGCTTTGAGGAGCTACCGCACTTTATCAATTTCTTCAAAAAGAACACGGCTGTCAGTCCCTCTGTTTTCCGCAAGTCGATTGATTGA
- a CDS encoding HPP family protein: MRKKVKRHMRRVRYVLYKETLLDFREHLWTFLGAFTGIGLIGFLQSKFLDPADNIFLIGSFGASSVLIYGIINSPLAQPRNLVGGHLICALVGVTIHKLVPNELWLAAALSVAFSIVLMQITKTLHPPGGATALIANIGTQRIKDLGYIYVLSPVLSGVLILLLVALLFNNMTAHRKYPHRPVWHIRRRRHAH; the protein is encoded by the coding sequence ATGAGAAAAAAAGTAAAGCGCCACATGCGCAGGGTACGTTATGTCCTGTACAAGGAGACATTACTGGACTTCAGGGAACATTTATGGACTTTTCTGGGTGCTTTTACCGGAATCGGGCTTATTGGCTTTCTGCAGAGCAAATTTCTTGACCCCGCTGACAATATCTTCCTGATCGGCTCCTTTGGGGCTTCTTCCGTCCTTATTTATGGTATTATTAATAGTCCACTGGCACAACCCCGAAACCTCGTAGGCGGTCACCTTATCTGTGCATTGGTGGGTGTGACTATTCACAAGCTGGTGCCCAATGAATTATGGCTGGCAGCTGCTCTTTCCGTGGCGTTTTCCATTGTACTGATGCAGATCACTAAAACCTTACATCCTCCCGGGGGCGCAACAGCCCTGATTGCCAATATCGGTACGCAGCGTATCAAAGACCTGGGGTATATATATGTACTAAGCCCTGTTTTGTCAGGAGTCCTGATCCTCCTGCTGGTCGCCCTGCTTTTCAATAACATGACTGCTCACCGGAAGTATCCGCATCGTCCTGTCTGGCATATCAGAAGAAGAAGACATGCCCATTAA
- a CDS encoding VCBS repeat-containing protein, with the protein MISYSTAIHQCSPRSAVRPGIFLTLLLTLRVSAAIAQQPLFQQLPVKTTNIKFSNTLNETEKFNVLAYEYFYNGGGVAVGDINNDGLQDLFFTANMGPDKLYLNKGNMVFSDITRNAAKDLEGRPEGWKTGVTMADVNGDGLLDIYVCYSGKKSDELRRNQLFINLGNAKFAEKAKEYGLDDPGYSTNAVFFDYDNDGDLDMFLLNHNVIKIDNMEFARYKNETDPLAGNKLYRNDNNHFTEVSKQAGIIQNPLTFGLGVAIADINQDGWQDIYVTNDYNERDYLYINKHDGTFAEDATNCFSHLSHFSMGVDIADFNNDALPDVMTLDMLPEDNQRQKLLQLQENYESFELMISQDLYKQYMRNMLQLNNGDGTFSEIGQLAGVSNTDWSWCPLIADLDNDGYKDILVTNGYLRDYTNKDFLRYWGDYKVKKAIDREPVLLMDLVSAMPSTSLQNYVFRNNKDLTFSNMQQKWGFDAGGISSGAVYADLDNDGDLDLVINKINEPAAVYQNMSREQGKAAAYLSLQLKGAGMNTVAVGAKVYVYNKGNIQYQEVNPNRGYLSAVSTRLLFGLGDNTQVDSVRIIWPDNKVQRLTNVAANQLLTVAYAPDASLPASHKTMPGWFRNADSLFTYRHSDISENDFKRQLLMMFMYSRTGPVFEKADVNKDGLEDLYIAGDHEQAAAIYLQKAGGGFTQGTKIVSGTEVASQVAAAAFFDANGDGAPDLYVAKGGYSLFEPNTPALQDELYLNNGKGNFMLSKGALPDVSASSKSCVRPCDFDIDGDMDLFVGGRVIPGKYPVPPTSYLLVNNGKGQFTLANVPFANSGMITDARWTDIDGDGRKDLVMCGEFMPLMVFLNKTGGFQDATALYFEQSEGGCWFGLTLADVDGDGHEDIIAGNMGENTQLHASAKQPAELYYADFDKNGSIDPFLNFYIEGVSYPFVSRDELNDQIYPMRRKFSSYRHYSNANMKDIFSAEELSQAGKLTATDTKTRCFLYRNGKFVTTPLPVEAQFSVVSKILAADYDKDGKMDLLLLGNHSDNRLKLGSFDAGYGCLLKGDGKGGFTYVSQTQSGLCVKGDVKSAAVVNIGSNPYIMIGINNKGITLFKVN; encoded by the coding sequence ATGATAAGCTATTCCACAGCAATACACCAATGCAGTCCACGCTCCGCAGTCAGACCAGGTATTTTTCTTACACTGTTACTCACACTCCGTGTTTCAGCCGCCATTGCTCAGCAGCCTTTGTTTCAGCAGTTACCAGTAAAAACTACCAACATTAAATTCAGCAATACATTGAATGAAACCGAAAAGTTCAATGTGCTGGCATATGAATACTTCTATAATGGGGGAGGTGTTGCTGTTGGCGATATCAATAACGATGGTTTACAGGATCTGTTCTTTACTGCCAATATGGGACCTGATAAGCTTTACCTGAACAAAGGCAATATGGTCTTTTCAGATATTACCCGCAATGCTGCCAAAGACCTGGAAGGCAGACCTGAAGGATGGAAAACAGGGGTGACCATGGCAGATGTGAATGGGGACGGATTACTGGATATTTATGTTTGTTATTCCGGTAAAAAGAGCGATGAACTACGCAGAAACCAGCTGTTTATTAACCTGGGGAACGCGAAATTCGCAGAGAAAGCCAAAGAATATGGGCTCGATGATCCCGGCTATAGTACGAACGCCGTCTTCTTTGACTATGATAATGATGGCGATCTTGACATGTTTCTGTTGAATCATAATGTGATCAAGATCGATAATATGGAGTTTGCCAGGTACAAAAATGAAACAGATCCCCTGGCAGGTAATAAGCTATACCGCAACGATAATAACCACTTTACGGAAGTCAGTAAACAGGCGGGTATCATACAAAACCCACTGACTTTCGGATTGGGGGTAGCTATTGCTGACATCAACCAGGATGGCTGGCAGGACATTTATGTCACCAACGATTACAATGAACGCGATTACCTCTATATAAATAAACACGACGGCACCTTTGCAGAAGATGCTACCAACTGTTTCAGTCACCTGTCTCACTTTTCTATGGGTGTTGACATTGCTGACTTTAACAATGACGCACTGCCGGATGTCATGACCCTGGATATGTTGCCGGAAGATAACCAGCGACAGAAGTTGTTACAGCTGCAGGAGAATTATGAGTCTTTTGAACTGATGATTTCCCAGGATCTGTATAAGCAGTACATGCGTAATATGCTGCAACTGAATAATGGGGATGGGACTTTCAGTGAAATAGGACAACTGGCCGGTGTGTCGAATACAGACTGGAGCTGGTGCCCCCTGATAGCAGACCTGGACAATGACGGGTATAAGGATATTCTTGTCACCAATGGTTATCTCAGAGATTATACCAATAAGGATTTCCTGCGCTACTGGGGTGACTATAAAGTAAAGAAGGCGATTGACAGAGAGCCTGTTCTCCTGATGGACCTGGTATCGGCAATGCCCTCAACTTCTTTGCAGAATTATGTGTTCCGTAATAATAAAGACCTCACCTTTTCCAATATGCAGCAAAAATGGGGATTTGATGCCGGTGGGATTTCCAGTGGCGCTGTCTATGCTGATCTGGATAATGATGGTGATCTTGATCTGGTGATCAATAAGATCAATGAACCGGCTGCGGTGTATCAGAATATGAGCCGTGAACAGGGCAAGGCCGCTGCTTATCTTTCCCTGCAACTGAAAGGGGCGGGTATGAATACGGTTGCCGTAGGCGCCAAAGTATATGTATACAATAAGGGAAATATCCAGTATCAGGAAGTCAATCCTAACCGTGGTTATCTTTCTGCGGTCTCTACCCGTTTGCTGTTTGGATTGGGGGATAACACACAGGTGGATTCTGTACGGATCATCTGGCCTGATAACAAGGTACAGCGCCTGACAAATGTAGCTGCCAATCAATTGCTGACAGTTGCTTATGCGCCGGATGCAAGTTTACCCGCATCACATAAGACAATGCCCGGCTGGTTCCGTAACGCGGACAGTCTCTTTACTTATAGGCACAGCGATATTTCTGAGAATGACTTCAAGCGTCAGTTGCTGATGATGTTCATGTACTCCAGGACAGGTCCCGTGTTTGAAAAGGCGGATGTAAATAAAGATGGTCTTGAAGACCTGTACATCGCGGGAGATCATGAACAGGCTGCTGCCATTTACCTGCAGAAAGCAGGTGGTGGTTTTACGCAGGGTACTAAAATCGTGTCAGGAACGGAGGTGGCTTCCCAGGTAGCGGCCGCCGCCTTTTTTGATGCAAATGGTGACGGGGCTCCTGATCTTTACGTAGCAAAAGGCGGTTATAGCCTTTTTGAGCCCAATACGCCGGCTTTACAGGACGAGTTATACCTGAACAATGGGAAAGGCAATTTTATGCTCTCTAAAGGCGCATTACCGGATGTCAGTGCGAGCAGTAAATCCTGTGTGCGTCCATGTGATTTTGACATTGACGGAGATATGGACCTGTTTGTAGGAGGAAGGGTGATTCCCGGCAAGTATCCGGTGCCACCGACGTCGTATCTGCTGGTCAATAATGGCAAAGGCCAGTTTACCCTTGCCAATGTTCCTTTTGCCAATAGTGGTATGATCACGGATGCGCGCTGGACAGACATTGACGGGGATGGCCGTAAAGACCTGGTCATGTGTGGCGAGTTTATGCCGCTGATGGTTTTTCTCAATAAAACAGGTGGTTTTCAGGATGCTACTGCCCTGTACTTTGAACAGTCAGAAGGAGGTTGCTGGTTTGGGCTGACACTGGCAGATGTAGATGGAGACGGCCATGAAGATATCATTGCGGGCAATATGGGGGAGAATACGCAGCTGCACGCGTCTGCAAAACAACCTGCAGAATTGTATTACGCTGATTTCGATAAGAATGGTTCCATAGATCCTTTCCTGAATTTCTATATTGAAGGTGTCAGCTATCCGTTTGTGAGCCGGGATGAGTTGAATGATCAGATTTATCCGATGCGCCGTAAGTTCTCTTCGTACCGGCATTATTCCAATGCAAACATGAAGGATATTTTTTCTGCGGAAGAGCTGAGTCAGGCGGGTAAGTTAACAGCTACTGACACAAAGACCCGCTGTTTCTTATACCGCAATGGTAAGTTTGTTACTACTCCATTGCCTGTTGAAGCGCAATTCTCTGTGGTATCGAAGATATTGGCGGCTGACTATGACAAAGACGGTAAGATGGACCTCTTGTTGCTGGGCAACCATAGCGATAATCGTCTCAAACTGGGAAGTTTTGACGCCGGTTATGGTTGTCTGCTGAAAGGAGATGGAAAGGGTGGTTTTACATATGTTTCGCAGACGCAGTCCGGCTTGTGTGTAAAAGGAGATGTGAAATCTGCTGCTGTGGTGAATATTGGCAGCAATCCTTATATCATGATCGGTATCAACAATAAAGGAATAACCCTGTTTAAAGTCAACTAA